Genomic segment of Glutamicibacter sp. JL.03c:
GCTTGGTCAGCCGTGTGAAGGTCCGTGCTCGTTCGGTGGGCTTGTGCCAATCTTCGAGGATTTCGGCGTTGTCGACCGAGAACACGCCTCGAACGTCGCCCCAATCATCAATGGGTGCCGAGAGCCGGTCGAAGTGCTCCCACCAGAATTGTTTTTTCTCCCGGCGGTTGTAGCCGGTGGCTGCCGCCACCATGGCGATGGCGCGATCGTCATCACTCAGGGGCTGTCCGGACGGAAGGTTCGCCAGGTAGTCCTGCAGCCGCAGTTCTTCTGGGGTCGGCTCGTATTCTTCTTTGGCTTCTTCCTGCAACGGCATGGCAGGAAGGCTCTGCGGCTGGTGGTCTTCCAGCGTCAGCAGCCAGTCGCGCAAACGCAGCGTGGAGAGGCAATCGTATTCGTTGTAGTCGGCAATCGAGGCCAGTACATCGCCGGCTGTGTCAGCATCGTTGGCATCGCGCGCTTGCATGTAGTGGGCGTAGGCCACTACCGAGGCGCCGGCGTCGGTCACGTCACCGCCCCTCAGATGCTGCCCCATGTACAGCGGTTCAAGTTTCTTGATCGAGTAGGAACGGGTGGAAACCACTAATGAATTTCGCACCGTTTCATAGAGATCCACCAGCAAGTTTTCCCGCAGCCAAGTATCAACTTCTTCTTCACCGGCGATGTGCACCTGCGACAGCTTGCGCAGGGCGCTCTTTTCATAGGACGCGTAGTGGTAGATCTTCATGTGCGGGAACTGCTGGCGCCGTTGCTGGACATAGCTGATGAAATCCAGGAAGGCCTGGCGCTCTTCGGCCCGGTTGTGTGCCCAGAAGGGCCTGAACACCGGTTCCCCGGTGTCGTTTTCGATGACGCCGAAAAGGTATTCCAAGCCCCAGGAGCCGTCGGTGCGTTCTTGGTAGAGCGGGTCACCCTCGAAATCGAAGAAAATATCGCCGGGGTCTGGTGCCGGAAGCTGCGAAATGGTTTGGCTGGATTTGACCCGGAAGCTCACACCTTGGACTTCACCGTCAACGCGCCCTAGCCCCAGCTGCATTTGCGCCTGGTCGACCATACGAGCCAGGGATGTTCCAGCCGGCGCTTCCAGCGCAGCCAATTGCTCGATGGTGAACACCTTGCGTTTGCGCAGCTTCTCACGCTGCACCATGGACATGCCGGCGACGAGCAGGACATCGCTGGTTGCCCGGACTTGCTCGGCGCAGTAATCGCAACGGCCGCAGATGCGCAGCTGGTCCGAGTCCCAAGCAACCGGCTGCGAGGATAAGCGATGATTCTGGATCATCGACAGGAAGCGAGCACGCTGGGCACGGAAGACGGGAAGCACCTCGTCGACGCGATGGACCGAATGAGTGCCATCGCCGAGGACGAGCGTGGTCTTGCTGGATACCTTGATGCCTTCAGCCATCATCTGATCCGCATATGCGGCGACCTGGAGCAGGGCGCTGACCCGCGCGTGGCGGGCCAACTTCGTATCCCAGACGGCCCAGGAGCCATCGGGCTGGCGCACGAGGAAATCAGCGAATCCAAGGAATGAGCCGTCAAAGAACGTGGCCTGGAATATGACATCCGCACCACTGCGCAACACCTGCATGGTTTGCTCGTGAGCATGGCGTAGTCCCTCGGGCGTCATGGCGGGACGGTCGTGGAACTGCTTGACGCCCTGGCCGGTGGCAGGGTCATATTCGCCGTAGGTCTCGATCAGCTGATCCAAGACGTTGTGCTCGTGAACGTCGCCGAGAATGGCGGTACGCTCGAGCATTTCGTCGCGAGCGTTGTCCGCAGCAGGACGGCGGCCGAGCTTGACGTCGAGGAGAAATAGCGACTGGAAATTGCAGTCGACGGACACGGCGAGGTCGCTGGCTGAGAAGATGAACTGATCCTCTAAAAAGAACACGGGGCCGGCGCCTTTCGCTGACTGGTATCTACCTAGTCAACGTAGCACCGGACCCCGACAGAATCATTGTTCTGCACCGTCACCGACGGTATTCACGTTTGGCAAGTCTTAGGAAAGCTCATCCTTCGACTTCTTGGATCCGCCAAGCAGCAGGGACAAGAGACCCACCCCTGCGGTGACACTGTTGACTGCAGGCCACGCACCGAGCTTCTTTGCCAATGGGTGGGAGGCGCCGAAGCCGCCAACGTAGGCAGTGATCAATGCGATCGCCTTGCCGGTTCCAGCATCCTTTTTCCAGATGAAGAATGCGCCAGCACCTGCTGCGCCAAGCACTACGGCGGCCAGCGGGCGTTTCTTGGTCGCACGTCCGGTAGCGTAGCCTCCGGCCAATCCGGTAACGGCCAACGCAGTAGAAGCCAAGCGAGACATGAAGTTCCTCCAAATATTTTGCACAACGTCTTGCTATGAAGGTTATGCCTTGCACCTGTGATGTTTCCCAGAACGTGGTTGAACTGCTGGGTCGCACAGGGGTCAAACAGGTGGTGCTTGCAAGAATGGGAAGCATCAATGCGCGATTGAGGAGCTTGAGTGAACTTGGACATTGTTGAAGCTTGGCATCGTTTGGCTCAACCGGTTGCTGTCGATCTGAGCTCATGGCAGTGGGTGATTATTGCCGCTGTGGTGCTGGTCTTGGTGATCCCTGCTCCAGCTTGGCGGATCACCGGACTGTATTCGACGTTGGTCCACGAACTAGGGCATATTGTCTCTGCATTATTCACCGGAAGATTTGTCACGGGTCTGCGGCTGGGCTGGGACCATTCGGGCGAAGTGGTAAGCCGGGGACGTGGAAAATTTTCCGTGATCGTGTCGGGCATTTTCGGCTACCCGGCACCGTTGTGGGTTTCTGCGGTGATGCTCTGGGCGATTTCCATCGGCTACGCAGGCCAAGCGCTGGGCATTTACGCGCTCTTCTTCTTGCTGGCATTGATTTTTGTCCGCAATTGGCCAGCCCTTGTGGTGTGTGCGGTCAGCGCGATCGTGGCGCTCTGCGTCGTCTTTTTCGCGCCAGTGGAGGCCTATCTTTATCTTTCATTGCTCATCGCGGGATTCCTGCTGATTGCGGGACTGCGTGATTATGTGAAGCTCTTTGCCGTTCACACTTGGCGGCGCCGCGATATCGGGCAATCTGATGCGTACTTGATTGCGCGTGCAACCAATACTTTTGCAGGTTTGTGGCTCATGTTGATACTTGTTCTTGGCGCTGTCGCCTTGTGGTGGTCGGCCACGAGCCTACTGGCCTTCATCTGAGCTAGTCTTCATTTTCTTGCGCAGGGACCTGCTTGTTAGTGCGCGGGACATCATCCAAGCGGCACCCGCAGCTAGTCCCATCGGCAACAGTTTCGTCTTGCGCTTGGCGGGTCGCTGCGGATCGATTTCCATGTCCTTAAGCGGGTCGCCACCATGATTGATGCGAACTTCTTGAGCCTGGACGAGATCCTTGTAAGTAGCCAGTTCCTGCTTGGCCACCAGGGCATCATCGCGCAGGGGGAGCAGTACCTCGTCAACGGCGGGCAGGCCCGTGCGCAGCTGGCGCAGCCGGATGAATTCGATATCGACCAGTGCGCCAAGCAGCAGGGCAATATTGCTGATCCAGCATGCCAGCACCAGGATGATGACACCACCGATGGTTCCATACGTGGCGGAGTAGCTGGCGAACTGGGAAAGGTAAATGCCGAACCCAGCCAGTGACAGCCCCAAAATCACCAGGGCCGTCAGTGTCCCAGCTGAGAACCAACGGAATCGTGGACGCTTGACGTTGGGCGTGAAGTAGTAAAGCAACGCCAAGACGAGCAGGATCATCACCAGCATGATTGGCGGTTTGGCGATGTTCAGGATGAGCACGAAACTGTCGCCAAGACCAACGACGTTGCCGATACCTCGGGCAATGGAACCCGAGGTCACAAGAAGGACCAGCGTGATAACCGTGACCAGCATGATCATGACGGTAATCAGGAACATCTGCGGACGACGTTTCCACTGCGGTCGGCCTTCTGGCACCCCGTAGAGTCGGTTCAAACTGCGGCCAAAAGCTGTGACGTATCCGGAAGTACTCCACAGGGCACCGAGCGAACCTGCAAGGATGGCCCAGAACGTTCCGCTGGCTTGGGACGCCAGGCCTTCCAGCAATTGTTCGGTGGTGTCGAGCAGCTGCTGGGAATCGCTATTGGATGCATGTCCATTGGGTGCCAGGCCTTGTTCCAAGATTTCCATGATCCATTTGGTTCCGCTTTCGCTGGCCCCGGCCAGAGACAGCAGGGAAATCAGGGCCAGAAGTCCGGGGAACATTGCCAAGACCATGAAATAAGCGAGCGACGCTGCGACATCCAGACCATCGTTCCTGAAGAACTCGCGCAATGCGCGCGGGAAGCAGGCGAGTGATTCTTTCATGTGTTCTTTGGTGAATCTGCCTTGGTTTGGCATGGGGTTCCCCTGTCTGACAAATGAATTCATCAGTGCGACGATCTGGTTTCGCACATCACACTACCTAACCGCCCGACCAGTGACTAGGTCATTTAGATTGCGGTCGTGTCTTGGCCAGTTGAGAAAGACCGATATTTGGCTGTTGCCTAGGGGTGCAGGACCAGAAGTCCAGGCCATATTCTGCGCATTTTGATCGGCAGTCGTCGAGTCGTCAGCGACGGCGTTATGGGGCGGCTGGAGTCCGGGACTTTAACATACGGACTGGGCCTGTTTTTGGCCTCTTGAGCGGATTGAAAGCCATATCACAAAAAGTTATTTGATATCCAGTTCGGTTCGGTAACATTCTTGCGGGTTCACAAGGGGTTTAAGGGCCGTGGTTGTGCCGAAATTTAAATTTTTCGGTCGAAACTGACCTGTGATTACGCGGATTCTGAACGTTTCCTGAGTTGCAGAGTGGGTGGGGGTCTGGGTTAGTGTCTTTATAACGTTTCGATAACACTCGCTGTGTTATTGGGGAAACAGGTACTGCCGGGACTTCCAGACCGCTCGCCAGGGCAGTGCTTCATACAACGTCGAAATGCGACGCTGAGCGGTGCACGAAGATGGTCTTGGACGACCTGAGCGCGGGAAGAGCACTGGAGAATCATGATCCAGCAGAAGACTAAGAAATTGATCCGCCGCGGCGGGGCCTCCCTGGCAGCCGTAGCAGTAGCCGGTGGCGCAATCGTTGCC
This window contains:
- a CDS encoding TM0106 family RecB-like putative nuclease → MFFLEDQFIFSASDLAVSVDCNFQSLFLLDVKLGRRPAADNARDEMLERTAILGDVHEHNVLDQLIETYGEYDPATGQGVKQFHDRPAMTPEGLRHAHEQTMQVLRSGADVIFQATFFDGSFLGFADFLVRQPDGSWAVWDTKLARHARVSALLQVAAYADQMMAEGIKVSSKTTLVLGDGTHSVHRVDEVLPVFRAQRARFLSMIQNHRLSSQPVAWDSDQLRICGRCDYCAEQVRATSDVLLVAGMSMVQREKLRKRKVFTIEQLAALEAPAGTSLARMVDQAQMQLGLGRVDGEVQGVSFRVKSSQTISQLPAPDPGDIFFDFEGDPLYQERTDGSWGLEYLFGVIENDTGEPVFRPFWAHNRAEERQAFLDFISYVQQRRQQFPHMKIYHYASYEKSALRKLSQVHIAGEEEVDTWLRENLLVDLYETVRNSLVVSTRSYSIKKLEPLYMGQHLRGGDVTDAGASVVAYAHYMQARDANDADTAGDVLASIADYNEYDCLSTLRLRDWLLTLEDHQPQSLPAMPLQEEAKEEYEPTPEELRLQDYLANLPSGQPLSDDDRAIAMVAAATGYNRREKKQFWWEHFDRLSAPIDDWGDVRGVFSVDNAEILEDWHKPTERARTFTRLTKLNGTLAEGSLLSPGSSVFAMFASPLPDGMEVDESLRGGAFNATVMEVGEGWIVIAEKSSAKIPPYGSAPMALTPDKPLMTKSIDDALSEIAQKVGSTVPVLPQQPGIDILRRISPRLKTLSAPAQPIVLDGQPQVYQAVVETLKDLDHSYLAVQGPPGTGKTFVASHVIRELVQDGWKIGVVAQSHAVVENVLRKAVDAGVDPELVAKEVKHKDPVPWSGTSKDSIAEVLASAEGALIGGTAWTLTGSKVPAGSLDLLVIDEAGQFSLANTLAVSRAARNLLLLGDPQQLPQVTQGSHPQPVDESALGWLSAGEPVLPSELGYFLAASWRMHPELCAKVSALSYDHQLFSAPAAGQRSLEGTPAGVSTTLVEHRGNTVSSIEEAKAIAQLVREHLGLMWSPAPGKPQRALEPADILVVAAYNAQVNLVRDVLAAEGLEAAKVGTVDKFQGQEAPVVLMTMACSSADDASRGIEFLLNRNRINVAISRGQWKAIIVRSERLTDYLPSSPLALSQLGAFMAL
- a CDS encoding M50 family metallopeptidase, which gives rise to MNLDIVEAWHRLAQPVAVDLSSWQWVIIAAVVLVLVIPAPAWRITGLYSTLVHELGHIVSALFTGRFVTGLRLGWDHSGEVVSRGRGKFSVIVSGIFGYPAPLWVSAVMLWAISIGYAGQALGIYALFFLLALIFVRNWPALVVCAVSAIVALCVVFFAPVEAYLYLSLLIAGFLLIAGLRDYVKLFAVHTWRRRDIGQSDAYLIARATNTFAGLWLMLILVLGAVALWWSATSLLAFI
- a CDS encoding YihY/virulence factor BrkB family protein; its protein translation is MKESLACFPRALREFFRNDGLDVAASLAYFMVLAMFPGLLALISLLSLAGASESGTKWIMEILEQGLAPNGHASNSDSQQLLDTTEQLLEGLASQASGTFWAILAGSLGALWSTSGYVTAFGRSLNRLYGVPEGRPQWKRRPQMFLITVMIMLVTVITLVLLVTSGSIARGIGNVVGLGDSFVLILNIAKPPIMLVMILLVLALLYYFTPNVKRPRFRWFSAGTLTALVILGLSLAGFGIYLSQFASYSATYGTIGGVIILVLACWISNIALLLGALVDIEFIRLRQLRTGLPAVDEVLLPLRDDALVAKQELATYKDLVQAQEVRINHGGDPLKDMEIDPQRPAKRKTKLLPMGLAAGAAWMMSRALTSRSLRKKMKTSSDEGQ